TGTCATAATCGGTTTCACGTTCGGAACCGCCAATAATTTCGCCATAGCCTTCAGGTGCCAGCATATCGGCACAGACATATTGCTGGGGATCATCCGGATCCGTAAACATATAAAACGGTTTGATATTTTTCGGATAATTCAAAACAAACACCGGCTGATCGAATTGGTCAGACAGGTAGGTTTCTTCAGGCGAGCCAAAATCATCACCATACTTCACATCCATTCCGGCATCCTGCAGCATTTCGATCGCCTTTTTATAGCTGATACGTGGGTATGGGAGCTTGATGTATTGTTTGAGAACTTCAGGATCGCGACCGAGCAAATGCAGCGGATAACTGCAGTTGTCCAAAACCGCCTGAACTAAGTAAGCAACGTAACGTTCCTGAACCTTGAGGCTTTCTTCCTGATGACAAAAGGCCATTTCCGGTTCGATCATCCAAAATTCGGTCAAATGACGGCGGGTCTTGCTCTTTTCCGCCCGGAACACAGGACCGCAAGTGAAGACTTTACCATAAGCCATGGCGCCCGCTTCAGCATACAGCTGGCCGGACTGACTGAGATAAGCCTTCTTATCAAAGTAATCGGTCTCGAACAATTCGGTTGTTCCTTCAGGGGCCGAATCAGTCAGAATTGGCGGATCCATTTTAATAAAGCCTTCGTTGTTGAAAAATTCAAAGGTTGCCCGGATCATTTCGTTACGGATTTGTTGAATGGCAAATTGGCGTTTGGACCGTAACCAAAGATGACGGTGGTCCAACAAGAACTCAATACCGTGTTCCTTAGGAGTGATTGGATAATCTTCAGAGTCGCCGACAAGTTTGATGTCGCGAACTTCAATTTCGTAGCCAAAATGACTGCGGCTGTCTTGATGAATGACGCCGGTGATCCACATGCTGGACTCTTGGCGCAGCTCCTTGGCGAGCTTAAACACTTCATCTGACACGTCAGCTTTAGAAACAACGCCTTGAAAATACGCCGAGCCATCGCGTAACTGAAGAAAGGCAATCTTGCCAGAGCTTCGTTTGTCAGTCAACCACGCGCCAATTTTTACTTCTTCGTTTACATGTTCCTTTGCATCAATGATGCGAATCTTTTCGGTCATGCCTTAACTCCCCACTTTAAAAATATAAAATTATTTCCGGACAAATTCCTGAATGCGCCGCGCTGCTTCGCGCAGACTGTTAAGATCTTTACAATAACTGATGCGCGCATGATCCGGCATCCCAAAGGCGCGCCCAGGAACAATCGCAACCCCGGTTTCATTCAACAGTGCGCTAATAAAATCATCAACGGTGCCATAATGGCTCAACTGCGCTGCTCGCTTAATATTCGGGAAAAGGTAAAAGGCCCCTTGTGGCTTTTCGCCCATATCAAACCCAGGAATTTCGGCCAACAAATCGTAAAAAAGGTTGAGTCGTTCTTCAAACGCCTGGCGCATCTTTTCGACAACGCTCTGGTCACCGGTAAGCGCCGCTACTGCAGCGTATTCGGAGACGGCTGCCGGATTAGAGGTGGTATGGCTGATGAAGGTTGCCATGGCTTGCATGAGCTTTTCCGGACCCGCCGCATAGCCGATTCGCCACCCGGTCATGGCATAAGATTTGGAAACGCCTGAAATTAAAACCGTATTATCGGCAATGTCAGGATCAATACTGATCATGGATGTATAGGATGTGCCATTGTAAATCAGATCCCGATAAATATCATCAGTGACTACCAGAATGTGATGTTTTAAGGCCCAGTTGCCGATTAAGGTCAATTCGGTGCGATTATAGACGACACCGCTTGGGTTTTGCGGCGAATTGATGATCAACGCGCGCGTTTTGTCCGTTCGCGCAGCTTCAAGATCATCAACGCTGACTTTATGGCCAACTGCTGGCATGACCAAGTGTGGGATGCCGCTGGCTAATTTAATCTGTTCCTCATAGGAAACCCAATACGGAACCGGAATCAACACCTCATCGCCTGGGTTTAAATAAATCTGGAATAAGGCGTATAAAGCAAACTTTGCTCCAGTAGTCGCAACAATCTGGCGCGCCGGATAGCGGACCCCATCCTGGGCAAAAATCCGATCGCTGATGGCTTGTTTTAATTCCGGAATACCGGTTGCTGCCGTATAGAAGCTAGCATTGCCGGCTTGAATGGCAGCAACTGCCGCGTCATCGATGGCTTTGGGGGTCGGAAAATCCGGCTGACCGATTGATAAGTCAATCACATCGGCGCCTTTCGCCTTCAGTTCCTTAGTCTGATTACTTAATGCTAATGTCGCGGACGGTGCAACGTTGAGGATTCTTTTTGCTAAATGCACGAGGGCGCCTCCTACAGTGTCGACACCACTCAGGATGTCGAATCATGCTAATTTATAGATTTTTGATCGCGTTCAGCTGTTCGCCGCTGCGAAAACTGTACGTCACGTAATTCAGTTTACCAGACTTTGACAGATAGCCAATATCCCAAACGAATTCCGAGCCACGTTTACCCAAGGAAGCGTTTAAGATCTTCTTCGGGTTGTTGTCACTTGTCGCTTGTTGGATCGCCTGCTGCCGGGTGATACCGGATTTTTGGTTTAAAATATCGACTTTGCCGGTTTTTTTCTGAATAACGACGTAGACGGACTTATTTTTTTGCGTTCGTCCGGCCACGCTTAGGTAGCTTTTATCGCGGTTATACCACCAAAAGCCGTTAATCGTTTTCAGGTCGGCCCGATTGGTGGCAATTCGTTCGGCTTGGCTGCGTAATTGCTGATAAGGCGAGATACTTTTGGCATAAATGCCGATAACCGCGATGATGAGAATGATGAGGCCGCTGATCAAGGAAAATTTGAGCCAATCAAAACGTCGGTGACGCCGCATGGGTTGTTCCCTCCTTTGTTGGGTGAGTGAGTTGTAAGTATAAGGTTGGTCGATGCTGCTGAAACGCGCTCACCGGCGCAGGAGTCTGCGTGTAAGGACCTTGGTCGCAATGACCTAAGCCCGGGCCATCACGCCCAAGGCCACTTACACTCCGACTCCTAAGCGCGCCGATTCGCGCTCTCACGCTCTTAGCCACATTTTGACATACTCTGGCATATCGTTTAGAGGCATGGTCATGGGTTTAATATTCGGTAAGGATTTTTGCATCTTTTTACCGTATTGCGTAGTGATGAAGCGTGGATCCAGAATCACGAAAGCACCGCGGTCGGTTTCGGTACGGATAAGGCGGCCAAAGCTTTGACGTAAGCGAAGCGTGGCCCGTGGTAGTGCGTCGTCGGTGAATGGATCGCCGCCGCTGGCTTTGATTTGGGCATAGCGGGCCTTGGTGATGGGCGCTTCCGGTGCGTCAAACGGTAACCGGGTTAAGATGACCATTTCGAGTAAGCGATCCGGATAGTCGATGCCTTCAAAAAAGCTCGCCGCGCCTAACAATAGACTCTGCTCGCCGACTGCAAAGCGCTTGGCAATCTTTTCCGCCGAGCCGGTCACGCCTTGTGCCAACAGTTCTTTGTGATCGGCAATGGGGCGATGAACCAGTCGCTGATAAACCTCGTCAATCACAGTCAGAGAGTTGAACAGGACAATGGTTTGATGCTGATTGTCGGCTAGCAGCTCAATTGCCTGAGCGAGGTAGTCTGCATAGGCTGATGCGGACACCTCACTGGCGTTTGGCGCATCTGTCGCAACCAACACCTTGGCTTGGTCACGATAATGAAACGGACTGCGGAGTTTCAGGAAGCTTGTTTCCGGGAGCTCGCCGTAGCCTAGTTGCCGGGTCAAAAAATCAAAGGAGCGGGCAGCCGTCAACGTTGCGCCGACGAAAACCGGTGCCGTAAATTGACGAAGTAACTGTTGCACCGCCGCGCCAACTTGAAAAACATCCCAACTTAAGCCTAAGCTTGCCACATCCTTCACCTGGCTCAAGGTAATTGACGCAACGGCAGCCCGGCCGTTGATTAGCTCCGGCAATCGTCGAAGCATTTCTTGCAGCCGATTGCGTTGATCAGCCAAACTCATGCGCAATGCTGCTAGTGCCTGAAAACGTTGACCGTCACTTTTTAAAAAGAACCGTGGCCGTTGATTAAAATCAGCCGTCAGTTTATCTGCCGTCACTGTCAGCCGACCAATGACTTTGATTAATAGTTTAACCTTATCCGACTGAGTTTCACGCAGCCAGTCGACGGCGGCCGGATCTAGACTTAAATTGACAAAACCGGACGTCGCCGTCGTTTTGCCGTGGAAAAAGTGCCGGTAGATGTCTTGCTGCAAAGCTGTGACGGTTGTTTGGGCCGTTTCAGTTAGCTGATGTAGCTGCTGCAAAATCGTTTGCATCGCCGGCTCGCTTTGATAAACCGCAACTAGGGAGTGAGATTCATCGGGATCACTTAATTGCCAAAGATGACGCAACTGACGGCGCAAATGGCCTAATGCCATATGTTGGGCGAACGCTGCTGCGGTGTTATCCGCGAAATGCTGTGCTTCATCCACCACCAAAAATGGCTGTCCACCTGCAAGTTGCTCGACATGGCGCGCAAGAAAGGCATGATTCGTGACCACTATCACCGCTGCATCCATGGCCGTTTGCAGACGCCGATAAAAATCCAACGTATAAAACGGATTGGTAAATGGCGTCCCGACATCGCCGGTGTGCCGAATCTGCAAAAACAACGGCGCACGATATGTCGTCAGATGCAACTCGTCAAAATCGCCTGTCGTTGTTTGGGTCAGCCAAACCAACAATTTCATTTGCAGTAACTGGGTTTGCCGTGTCGGTGCTTCCTGATGCAGGCTGGCAGCAAATTTATTTAGATCCAGATAATGCTGCGGGCTTTTAACTTCCACACTTGGCACCGTGCGCCCTAGCAAGTCGTTGAGGGCCGGAATGGCTTTCTGCATCAGCTGGGTTTGCAAAACTAAAGTTGGCGTTGCAATAACCAGTTTGTGCTCGGGGGTTGCAGCGTAAGCATAAGGTAAGAGATAGCCTAATGTCTTCCCTAACCCTGTCCCGGCTTCTACAAATAACGGCTGCTGAGGTTGATGCGTATGGGCAAAGATGGCATCCATCATTTTGGCCTGTACCTTGCGAAACCGATAACGCGGTTGCAACAGATGCTTTTTGGCTAAGTCGGTTGCCGGATAAGCGCCTGAAAGTGCAAAGTCGGTTGTCGGTGTCACGGGCCGCCGCAGCACCAACGAGCCGACTTGAAAGTAGGCTTTTTTAAGCGGCTGCGGCGGTGTCGCAATCAGGTTGAGGTAATCGCCGGTTTCCCGAATAAATCCGTCGCGATGTTGAATTAGCGCCTGTTGGGTCGGACTAGGCAGTTCCTGGAATTTTTTGGTTAATTTTAATAATAGTTTGCCGGTGCTGATCGCGTCACTGTCGGCTTGATGCGGATTATCGTGTTGAATGGCCAGATACGCGGTTAAATCACTCAGGCGAAAGCTGCTGATTTCCGGCAGTAGAACCTGCGCCAGTTCAACGGTATCAATAGCCTCCAACTGCAATTTTGGCAAGCCGACCCGTTCAAATTCCGCATTCAAAAATGGATAATCGAAATTAACGTTGTGCGCAACAAAAACCGTGTTTGTCAGCAAGTCGTGTAAAACCGGTGCCACTTCGTCAAAATACGGTGCTGCGACTAACCGATCGGGATTAATCCCTGTCAGCCGTTGAATGGTCTGCGGCACCGAACGATCAGGATTAACCATTTGTGAAATTGTTTGAATGATTTTGCCATGGCGCAATAAGGCACATCCGAACTGAATCATCCGGTCGCCATCTTTGACGCTGGTGCCGGTTGTTTCCAGATCAACCACGGCAAACGTGGTGTCAGCATTCATAAATTCTTATCCATTCCCGTCTAAACATACTGCTTATATCATACTATTTCCCGATTGGGTTCGCCACCAAATCAACAATCGTACCGGTTCGCAACAAAACCAGATAACGATGGTTAACCGGCATGGTTTGCAGCCGGGTCAATGCCTGTGCATAAAGGTTCAACTGACCGCGATAACGCGCGACTAATACTTCAGGATCAGGTTCGTGATCCGTTTTATAATCAAAAAGCGTCACCCCATCGGTATCACTGACATAACCGTCAATGATCCCGTGAATCAGAACATCTTCGCCGGGGTCATCCTTCATGCCTTCGAATAACCGATCTGCCGGCAACAACATGGAAAATGGCACTTCCCGATGAACTTGCTGCGGTTTGG
Above is a window of Lacticaseibacillus casei DSM 20011 = JCM 1134 = ATCC 393 DNA encoding:
- the asnS gene encoding asparagine--tRNA ligase; its protein translation is MTEKIRIIDAKEHVNEEVKIGAWLTDKRSSGKIAFLQLRDGSAYFQGVVSKADVSDEVFKLAKELRQESSMWITGVIHQDSRSHFGYEIEVRDIKLVGDSEDYPITPKEHGIEFLLDHRHLWLRSKRQFAIQQIRNEMIRATFEFFNNEGFIKMDPPILTDSAPEGTTELFETDYFDKKAYLSQSGQLYAEAGAMAYGKVFTCGPVFRAEKSKTRRHLTEFWMIEPEMAFCHQEESLKVQERYVAYLVQAVLDNCSYPLHLLGRDPEVLKQYIKLPYPRISYKKAIEMLQDAGMDVKYGDDFGSPEETYLSDQFDQPVFVLNYPKNIKPFYMFTDPDDPQQYVCADMLAPEGYGEIIGGSERETDYDTLKAAIEKAGLDLDEYEWYLDLRKYGSVPHSGFGLGLERAITWICKLDHLREAIPFPRMINRLKP
- a CDS encoding pyridoxal phosphate-dependent aminotransferase; the protein is MHLAKRILNVAPSATLALSNQTKELKAKGADVIDLSIGQPDFPTPKAIDDAAVAAIQAGNASFYTAATGIPELKQAISDRIFAQDGVRYPARQIVATTGAKFALYALFQIYLNPGDEVLIPVPYWVSYEEQIKLASGIPHLVMPAVGHKVSVDDLEAARTDKTRALIINSPQNPSGVVYNRTELTLIGNWALKHHILVVTDDIYRDLIYNGTSYTSMISIDPDIADNTVLISGVSKSYAMTGWRIGYAAGPEKLMQAMATFISHTTSNPAAVSEYAAVAALTGDQSVVEKMRQAFEERLNLFYDLLAEIPGFDMGEKPQGAFYLFPNIKRAAQLSHYGTVDDFISALLNETGVAIVPGRAFGMPDHARISYCKDLNSLREAARRIQEFVRK
- a CDS encoding DUF5590 domain-containing protein: MRRHRRFDWLKFSLISGLIILIIAVIGIYAKSISPYQQLRSQAERIATNRADLKTINGFWWYNRDKSYLSVAGRTQKNKSVYVVIQKKTGKVDILNQKSGITRQQAIQQATSDNNPKKILNASLGKRGSEFVWDIGYLSKSGKLNYVTYSFRSGEQLNAIKNL
- a CDS encoding helicase C-terminal domain-containing protein, with protein sequence MNADTTFAVVDLETTGTSVKDGDRMIQFGCALLRHGKIIQTISQMVNPDRSVPQTIQRLTGINPDRLVAAPYFDEVAPVLHDLLTNTVFVAHNVNFDYPFLNAEFERVGLPKLQLEAIDTVELAQVLLPEISSFRLSDLTAYLAIQHDNPHQADSDAISTGKLLLKLTKKFQELPSPTQQALIQHRDGFIRETGDYLNLIATPPQPLKKAYFQVGSLVLRRPVTPTTDFALSGAYPATDLAKKHLLQPRYRFRKVQAKMMDAIFAHTHQPQQPLFVEAGTGLGKTLGYLLPYAYAATPEHKLVIATPTLVLQTQLMQKAIPALNDLLGRTVPSVEVKSPQHYLDLNKFAASLHQEAPTRQTQLLQMKLLVWLTQTTTGDFDELHLTTYRAPLFLQIRHTGDVGTPFTNPFYTLDFYRRLQTAMDAAVIVVTNHAFLARHVEQLAGGQPFLVVDEAQHFADNTAAAFAQHMALGHLRRQLRHLWQLSDPDESHSLVAVYQSEPAMQTILQQLHQLTETAQTTVTALQQDIYRHFFHGKTTATSGFVNLSLDPAAVDWLRETQSDKVKLLIKVIGRLTVTADKLTADFNQRPRFFLKSDGQRFQALAALRMSLADQRNRLQEMLRRLPELINGRAAVASITLSQVKDVASLGLSWDVFQVGAAVQQLLRQFTAPVFVGATLTAARSFDFLTRQLGYGELPETSFLKLRSPFHYRDQAKVLVATDAPNASEVSASAYADYLAQAIELLADNQHQTIVLFNSLTVIDEVYQRLVHRPIADHKELLAQGVTGSAEKIAKRFAVGEQSLLLGAASFFEGIDYPDRLLEMVILTRLPFDAPEAPITKARYAQIKASGGDPFTDDALPRATLRLRQSFGRLIRTETDRGAFVILDPRFITTQYGKKMQKSLPNIKPMTMPLNDMPEYVKMWLRA